In Methanosarcina barkeri MS, a single window of DNA contains:
- a CDS encoding ABC transporter ATP-binding protein yields MIEIRKLSRYFGNLLAVDNLDLDVGNEIFGLLGPNGAGKSTTVMMLTTLLKPSSGTAKVCGYDIVKESKKVRSKISYVPQDMAVDRKLTGRENVLLYAKLYGIPNRDSKVDEVIEMMGLSDRAGDLVATYSGGMRRRLELAQALVHEPEVLFLDEPTLGLDVSGRKKIWEHIRMLKAEGMTIFMTTHYLEEAEKYCNRVAIIDKGRIAVIGSPENLTRSIGEHASLNDVFLENVKTPEEQEGFNSAQFRNLLRRR; encoded by the coding sequence TTGATAGAAATAAGAAAATTATCCAGATACTTTGGAAACCTGCTTGCTGTTGACAATCTTGACCTTGATGTCGGAAATGAGATCTTTGGCCTTCTTGGCCCTAATGGAGCAGGCAAAAGTACGACAGTTATGATGCTTACAACTCTACTAAAACCCAGCAGTGGCACTGCAAAAGTCTGTGGATATGATATAGTAAAAGAGTCCAAAAAAGTAAGGTCAAAGATAAGCTATGTACCTCAGGATATGGCAGTTGACCGAAAACTCACAGGCAGGGAAAATGTACTGCTTTATGCGAAACTCTATGGCATCCCTAATAGGGATTCAAAGGTAGATGAAGTGATTGAAATGATGGGGCTTTCAGATCGTGCCGGCGACCTTGTAGCAACATACTCCGGAGGAATGAGAAGGCGTCTTGAACTTGCTCAGGCGCTTGTGCACGAACCTGAGGTTCTGTTTCTGGATGAGCCGACCCTTGGACTGGATGTGAGTGGCAGAAAGAAGATATGGGAGCATATCAGGATGCTCAAGGCCGAAGGGATGACTATCTTCATGACTACACATTACCTTGAAGAGGCAGAAAAATACTGCAACAGGGTTGCCATTATCGATAAAGGACGAATTGCAGTTATTGGCTCTCCTGAAAACCTTACACGCTCCATAGGAGAACATGCCTCCCTTAATGATGTTTTCCTTGAAAACGTTAAAACCCCTGAAGAGCAGGAAGGGTTTAATTCAGCCCAGTTCAGAAACCTTCTGAGGCGAAGATAA
- a CDS encoding formylmethanofuran dehydrogenase subunit A, with the protein MSELLIKNAVVCDPIQGIDCEKMDLCIRDGKIVESVSSNAKVIDAEGRLTMAGGFDGHTHSAGKINVGRSMNPNDARRNLVPGLSGLEPHTEKTRAQVGYNTPNTYAIGYRYAKLGYTTICEAAMPPLTARHTHEEFKEIPILDKMGLTLFGSNWQVMEYIRDKEPEKLAAYIAWGLKASRGYGIKIVNAGGGEAWGWGKNVSGLYDPVPNFDVTPAEILLGLGEANEKLCLPHSVHVHCNNLGHPGNYKTTIETMKLFEKVQSRRNRQSLHVTHVQFNAYAGTSWRDFETGAPMIADYVNGVNHLTFDLGQLIFGPAVTMTADGPVEYANSRMLKEKWSNQDVELEDASGVVPLVYSPKSFVNAVQWAIGIELALLVKDPWKVMFTTDSPNGGSFVNYPEAYTYLMSEKKRQEIILGFPETALNRMVLPGLDRELSFYELAIMTRSIQSRIYSRPEKGNLAVGADADIAIYDIFPDAIDPSVEHEKVKKAFSATAYTIKGGTIVVKDGNIENTPMGRTYWVNATVPSDIECAMQKDLDVKFQKYYTVSKSNYMVEDAYVPKPVEIATEGF; encoded by the coding sequence ATGTCAGAGTTATTGATTAAAAACGCAGTTGTCTGCGACCCGATTCAGGGAATAGACTGTGAAAAAATGGACCTGTGCATAAGAGATGGCAAGATCGTAGAAAGCGTGTCCTCAAATGCAAAGGTTATCGATGCTGAAGGCAGACTCACGATGGCAGGAGGTTTTGACGGTCATACTCACAGCGCTGGTAAAATCAATGTGGGACGATCAATGAACCCTAACGACGCCAGACGAAACCTGGTCCCGGGCCTCTCAGGTCTTGAACCCCACACTGAAAAGACCAGGGCTCAGGTAGGGTACAACACCCCAAACACTTATGCAATCGGGTACAGGTATGCAAAACTGGGTTACACAACCATTTGTGAAGCTGCAATGCCCCCTCTTACAGCAAGGCATACCCACGAGGAATTCAAAGAAATCCCAATTCTGGACAAAATGGGGCTCACCCTCTTTGGGAGCAACTGGCAGGTTATGGAATATATCCGGGATAAAGAGCCCGAAAAACTCGCAGCTTACATTGCTTGGGGTCTAAAAGCCTCAAGAGGTTATGGCATAAAGATTGTAAATGCAGGTGGCGGAGAAGCATGGGGCTGGGGCAAGAATGTTAGCGGGCTCTATGACCCCGTGCCTAACTTTGACGTAACCCCTGCAGAAATTCTGCTGGGCCTAGGAGAAGCAAACGAAAAACTGTGTCTTCCTCATTCAGTTCATGTCCACTGTAACAATCTGGGGCACCCTGGAAACTATAAGACTACCATCGAGACAATGAAGCTTTTTGAGAAAGTTCAATCCAGGCGCAACAGGCAGAGTTTGCACGTAACTCATGTTCAGTTCAATGCCTATGCTGGCACTTCCTGGCGTGACTTTGAGACCGGAGCTCCAATGATTGCAGACTACGTGAACGGAGTTAATCACCTGACCTTTGATCTCGGTCAGCTCATTTTCGGGCCTGCCGTTACTATGACTGCCGATGGCCCGGTTGAATACGCAAACTCAAGGATGTTAAAGGAGAAATGGAGTAACCAGGATGTGGAGCTGGAAGACGCATCCGGAGTGGTGCCACTGGTGTATTCCCCAAAGAGCTTTGTAAATGCAGTCCAGTGGGCAATAGGGATTGAACTGGCTCTGCTGGTAAAAGATCCGTGGAAGGTCATGTTCACAACGGATAGCCCTAATGGAGGATCCTTTGTTAATTATCCTGAAGCATACACCTACCTTATGAGTGAAAAGAAGAGGCAGGAGATCATTTTGGGCTTTCCGGAGACGGCCCTTAACAGAATGGTTCTTCCTGGCCTCGATAGGGAACTAAGTTTTTATGAACTTGCAATCATGACCAGAAGCATTCAGTCCAGGATTTACAGCAGGCCTGAGAAAGGAAACCTTGCAGTAGGAGCTGATGCAGACATTGCCATATATGATATTTTCCCGGATGCAATTGATCCCTCCGTAGAGCATGAAAAAGTAAAGAAAGCCTTCAGTGCTACAGCTTATACCATTAAGGGAGGAACAATCGTTGTCAAGGATGGAAATATTGAAAACACACCCATGGGGAGGACTTACTGGGTAAACGCAACGGTCCCATCAGATATTGAATGTGCGATGCAGAAAGACCTTGACGTTAAGTTCCAGAAATACTATACTGTGAGCAAGTCTAACTACATGGTAGAGGATGCATACGTCCCAAAACCTGTTGAAATCGCAACGGAGGGATTCTAA
- a CDS encoding molybdopterin dinucleotide binding domain-containing protein, producing the protein MKIKANLISGRTTKQGANLEAKTYKSYFEACSYCELNSVDLDKLGAYEGNSLKVTSEFGEVVVFAKANDGNPKGLAFIPMGPWANTVLNPDTHGCGMPGLKGVPAEIEITDEKPLDMKSLMKKYLEN; encoded by the coding sequence ATGAAAATAAAAGCCAATCTCATATCCGGAAGAACTACCAAACAGGGTGCAAATCTGGAAGCAAAGACATATAAATCTTATTTTGAAGCCTGCAGTTACTGCGAGCTTAACTCAGTAGACCTTGATAAATTGGGGGCATACGAAGGAAACAGCCTAAAAGTCACATCTGAGTTTGGAGAAGTTGTGGTATTTGCAAAAGCAAACGATGGAAACCCAAAAGGGCTTGCTTTTATTCCGATGGGTCCCTGGGCAAACACAGTGCTAAATCCTGATACTCACGGTTGCGGAATGCCCGGCTTAAAAGGTGTGCCTGCAGAAATTGAAATTACGGATGAAAAGCCCCTGGACATGAAATCCCTGATGAAGAAGTATCTGGAAAACTAA
- a CDS encoding ABC transporter permease — MKAVYYYFERDLVKWLRGRVTVISSLVMPAAWLIFVGLALPTKFTDNYLEYITPGILVMTMLFSSLQGGSLMIFDKILGFLNKFLAMPSPRESMLYGKILFISVRGLMQATVILIIATLLGVRILNPVQLILIYFTLFLFSVFFSALSTMIGMYLSDHDSYAAVNSMISMPLFFTSSALMPYDVMPAWLRFLARLNPVSYAIDSTRTLFEGGIPVHGLISLAIGAGVMVLIGTYQFRKAFV; from the coding sequence ATGAAAGCAGTATACTACTATTTTGAGAGGGATCTTGTAAAATGGTTAAGAGGAAGAGTTACCGTTATTTCCTCACTCGTAATGCCTGCAGCCTGGCTGATATTTGTAGGACTGGCCCTGCCAACAAAGTTTACGGATAATTACCTTGAATATATAACCCCTGGTATTCTTGTCATGACTATGCTTTTTTCTTCCCTGCAGGGAGGATCTCTTATGATTTTCGACAAGATATTGGGTTTTTTGAATAAGTTTCTTGCCATGCCCTCGCCACGAGAAAGCATGCTTTATGGAAAAATCTTATTTATCAGTGTAAGAGGCTTGATGCAGGCAACTGTGATACTCATAATAGCTACTCTTCTTGGGGTAAGGATATTGAACCCTGTGCAATTAATTTTAATATATTTCACACTGTTTTTGTTTTCAGTATTTTTTTCTGCTCTCTCAACTATGATAGGAATGTACTTAAGTGACCATGACAGCTATGCGGCTGTTAACAGCATGATCAGCATGCCTTTGTTCTTCACCAGCAGTGCACTCATGCCATATGACGTCATGCCTGCATGGCTGAGGTTTCTGGCCAGGCTCAATCCTGTAAGTTATGCAATAGACAGCACAAGAACTCTGTTTGAAGGTGGAATACCTGTTCATGGACTCATAAGCCTGGCCATAGGAGCCGGAGTTATGGTACTTATCGGGACTTATCAGTTTAGGAAGGCATTTGTGTGA
- a CDS encoding energy-coupling factor transporter transmembrane component T family protein — MIGARSIAEPTIKDTVIHRMDPRAKILIMISTVFVAVSLDNQKTMLLLFLIILSGFVIAKMPAIKIKTLVILLVLLIWGTIYSQALFYSQLPRTVIFTIIRPDFPVLGWLTGGGLFVYEEGLHHGAVQGLRSASILSLGLLMCWTTDSRDMLNGLVGLKVPYSVAFMVITAVRFLPIIITEVATVITVQRLRGFNPKKFGSGIIKTLLNILTPTLANCVRRTGTLAVSIQSRAFRANPDRTSLKKLEFSNIDKVMITVFVFAAISIVVIKILYNMYTSGIYYTSSLRPVYAIAGGYL; from the coding sequence ATGATAGGTGCAAGATCAATTGCAGAACCAACAATTAAAGATACGGTTATTCACAGGATGGATCCACGGGCTAAGATCCTTATCATGATTTCTACTGTTTTTGTCGCTGTGTCCCTGGATAACCAGAAAACGATGCTTTTGTTATTTCTGATAATACTCTCAGGATTCGTAATTGCAAAAATGCCGGCAATAAAGATCAAGACCCTGGTGATATTACTCGTACTTTTGATATGGGGTACTATCTACTCTCAAGCTCTCTTTTATTCCCAACTCCCGAGAACTGTGATTTTTACCATAATCCGTCCCGATTTTCCGGTTTTAGGATGGTTGACAGGAGGCGGTCTGTTCGTATATGAGGAAGGGCTTCATCACGGCGCAGTTCAGGGCCTTAGATCGGCTTCAATCCTTTCTCTTGGACTGTTAATGTGCTGGACCACTGACTCAAGGGATATGTTAAACGGCCTGGTAGGACTCAAGGTGCCTTACAGCGTAGCTTTTATGGTGATCACAGCAGTAAGATTTTTGCCAATAATAATTACTGAAGTAGCTACCGTGATAACAGTCCAGCGGCTCAGAGGATTTAATCCGAAAAAGTTTGGGTCAGGAATCATAAAAACATTACTCAATATATTAACCCCGACTCTTGCAAACTGTGTAAGGAGAACCGGAACCCTTGCAGTTTCAATTCAGAGTCGGGCTTTTCGGGCAAATCCCGATCGGACATCTCTCAAAAAACTGGAGTTTTCAAACATTGACAAAGTAATGATTACAGTATTTGTTTTTGCAGCCATAAGTATTGTTGTCATAAAAATTCTTTACAATATGTATACAAGTGGAATTTATTATACTTCAAGTTTAAGACCTGTTTATGCAATTGCAGGGGGATACCTTTGA
- a CDS encoding formylmethanofuran dehydrogenase subunit B: MPVIKDVVCSLCGCLCDDITVTVEDNKIMGVKNACILGHSKTVGVQTHDRIKTPMIRKDGELVEVTYEEAIDAAARILANSRRTLSYGWCSTSCEAISKAIQLAEETGSVIDSTANVCHGPSALATQEKGNPGATLGEIKNRSDLIIFWGCNPIHAHPRHMTRYSSFSRGFFTPNGRKDRKMVVIDVRKTDTAKRADKYIEIEQGSDLLLVTALRSAINGHEAAIPKNVAGVSKAEILGLAELMKNSRFVSILFGMGITQSRSKYKNGDAVSSLISDLTQHTKAIMMGMRGHYNVSGFGEVATWETGYPMAIDFSKGYPYYNPGETGANDVLVREEVDAAIVGAADPGAHFPQKAVRHLARIPLIQIDPYPNPTTELADVVIPAAVVGIEVEGTAYRMDAIPIRMKKLIATEFKTDEEILKDLIVKVRELKRGEVTCQSY, encoded by the coding sequence ATGCCCGTAATCAAAGACGTAGTATGTTCCCTTTGCGGATGTCTCTGCGATGATATAACAGTCACAGTTGAGGATAACAAAATAATGGGTGTAAAAAATGCCTGCATTCTCGGTCACAGTAAGACCGTTGGAGTACAGACTCATGATCGAATCAAAACACCCATGATTAGAAAAGACGGGGAACTTGTCGAAGTAACATACGAGGAGGCAATCGATGCTGCTGCAAGGATCCTAGCAAACTCAAGAAGGACTCTTTCTTACGGTTGGTGCTCCACATCCTGCGAAGCGATAAGCAAAGCGATCCAGTTAGCTGAGGAGACCGGTTCCGTAATTGACTCTACTGCTAACGTTTGTCACGGTCCTTCAGCTCTTGCTACCCAGGAAAAAGGAAACCCTGGAGCAACTCTTGGAGAGATCAAAAACAGATCAGATCTGATCATCTTTTGGGGCTGCAACCCCATACATGCCCACCCTCGCCATATGACCCGTTATTCAAGTTTTTCCAGGGGCTTTTTTACTCCAAATGGGCGAAAAGACCGGAAGATGGTGGTAATCGACGTGCGAAAAACTGATACTGCAAAACGTGCCGATAAATATATCGAAATCGAACAGGGTTCGGATCTCCTGCTGGTAACAGCACTTCGCTCAGCAATCAATGGGCATGAAGCGGCTATTCCGAAAAACGTGGCCGGGGTTTCAAAGGCCGAAATTCTAGGACTTGCCGAACTCATGAAAAACTCCAGGTTTGTCTCCATTTTATTCGGCATGGGCATAACACAGTCTCGTTCCAAGTACAAGAACGGTGATGCAGTATCTTCCCTTATCTCAGACCTGACCCAGCACACAAAAGCTATCATGATGGGAATGAGAGGCCACTATAACGTATCAGGTTTCGGGGAAGTCGCAACCTGGGAGACCGGTTATCCGATGGCAATTGACTTTTCAAAAGGTTATCCCTACTACAATCCTGGAGAAACGGGAGCAAACGACGTTCTTGTCAGGGAAGAGGTTGATGCGGCAATTGTTGGAGCTGCGGACCCAGGAGCACACTTCCCACAAAAGGCAGTCCGGCACCTTGCAAGAATTCCCCTGATTCAAATTGACCCTTATCCAAACCCAACAACTGAACTTGCCGATGTAGTGATCCCTGCAGCAGTTGTGGGTATTGAAGTCGAAGGCACAGCCTACCGTATGGATGCAATCCCAATCAGGATGAAGAAACTTATCGCTACCGAGTTCAAAACCGATGAAGAGATCTTAAAGGACCTGATTGTAAAAGTAAGAGAACTGAAGCGAGGTGAAGTAACATGTCAGAGTTATTGA
- a CDS encoding ABC transporter ATP-binding protein produces MIEIKDLWYTYPGRSEPTLKGINLRVEKGEFVLLTGPTGCGKSTLLKTLNGIIPHESGGILSGSVKVKGMETTDSNQMEISKEVGLVFQNPDDQIFSTIVEDEVAFGPENLCFEQKEIDKKVTEALQIVGMSDHRLDSTNSLSGGQKQRICIASMLAMEPEILAMDEPVSQMDPMGTHEVLNTVRELNRKLKTTILLVEHRLHELAPFVDRVVIMDNGKIVFDQPASKAFDNLEIFYRLGLRIPEPVKLCHSLGIKASPLSVSGALAVLDREIKENNRIPQQLIQNPDKNPVTKTSSKKTSSKKASVENNAHGNNDSENNAHGNNAHGNNAHGNNAHGNNAHRDNGSENNDSIISIQALWSGYEKNKMVLKGINLEIRKGERVAIMGTNGSGKSTLLLHLAAILKPDKGSVRVFGEDTRPKNPYSFAGKVGFVFQNPDLMLFCDSAEEEVRFGPVQLKYSNVEERVRNSLEAMSILPLRHDLPQALSRGQRLRTAVASVLSINPELILLDEPTTGQDKVNIEQMMDFFKNNNSTLIFCTHDIEVAMSYATRILVMNEGQIIADGKGKEVIKDTETLKKASLTQPPVVEIANHLGINAFSVKELVETLTSRNVEEINSGSVEEINSGSVEEINSGSVEGINSRSVEKINSGSVEEINSRSVEGIKC; encoded by the coding sequence ATGATAGAAATCAAAGACTTATGGTATACATATCCAGGAAGATCGGAACCGACTTTAAAGGGAATCAACCTTAGAGTAGAAAAAGGAGAATTTGTTCTCCTTACAGGACCTACTGGATGTGGAAAAAGTACTTTACTAAAAACATTAAACGGAATCATTCCTCATGAATCTGGAGGAATATTATCTGGAAGTGTGAAAGTCAAAGGGATGGAAACCACTGATTCAAACCAGATGGAAATCTCGAAAGAAGTAGGCCTTGTGTTTCAGAATCCAGATGACCAGATATTTTCTACAATAGTTGAGGACGAAGTAGCTTTTGGGCCTGAAAACCTCTGCTTTGAGCAAAAAGAAATCGATAAAAAGGTAACAGAAGCCTTGCAAATCGTAGGGATGTCCGATCACAGGCTGGACTCGACAAATTCACTTTCCGGTGGACAGAAACAAAGGATCTGCATTGCAAGTATGCTTGCAATGGAGCCTGAAATCCTTGCCATGGATGAACCTGTAAGCCAGATGGACCCCATGGGCACGCACGAAGTCCTGAATACGGTAAGGGAACTCAATAGAAAACTGAAAACAACTATTCTGCTGGTTGAACACAGACTACATGAGCTTGCACCATTTGTAGACAGAGTTGTTATAATGGACAATGGAAAAATAGTCTTTGATCAGCCCGCCTCAAAAGCTTTTGATAATCTTGAGATCTTTTACAGGCTAGGGCTTCGAATTCCTGAACCAGTCAAGCTCTGCCATAGCCTTGGAATTAAAGCCAGCCCTTTGAGTGTCAGCGGAGCTCTTGCTGTACTAGACAGAGAAATTAAAGAAAATAATAGAATACCTCAACAACTTATTCAGAATCCAGATAAAAATCCTGTAACCAAGACTAGTTCAAAGAAAACCAGTTCAAAGAAAGCTTCCGTTGAAAATAATGCTCATGGAAATAATGATTCTGAAAACAATGCTCATGGGAATAATGCTCATGGGAATAATGCTCATGGGAATAATGCTCATGGGAATAATGCTCATAGAGATAATGGTTCTGAAAACAATGATTCGATTATTTCCATTCAGGCCCTATGGTCAGGATATGAGAAAAACAAGATGGTATTGAAAGGAATAAATCTGGAAATCCGTAAAGGTGAAAGAGTTGCGATTATGGGCACGAACGGCTCAGGTAAGTCAACCCTGCTTTTACACCTTGCAGCAATTCTCAAACCAGATAAAGGAAGTGTGAGGGTTTTTGGGGAGGACACTAGACCCAAGAATCCATACTCCTTTGCAGGTAAGGTCGGATTTGTGTTCCAGAACCCTGACCTTATGCTCTTCTGTGATTCAGCTGAGGAAGAAGTAAGGTTTGGACCTGTTCAATTAAAGTACAGCAATGTTGAGGAAAGAGTAAGAAACTCTCTTGAAGCCATGTCAATTCTGCCTCTCAGGCATGACCTCCCACAAGCTCTGAGCAGAGGGCAAAGACTCAGAACAGCCGTCGCTTCGGTACTTTCCATAAATCCAGAACTTATTCTTCTCGATGAACCCACAACAGGGCAAGATAAAGTGAATATAGAACAGATGATGGATTTTTTCAAAAACAACAATTCGACACTGATTTTCTGCACGCACGATATTGAGGTAGCTATGTCCTATGCCACAAGAATCCTAGTAATGAATGAAGGGCAGATCATAGCAGACGGAAAGGGAAAAGAAGTTATAAAAGACACTGAAACCCTCAAGAAGGCCTCGCTTACCCAGCCCCCTGTTGTTGAGATTGCAAATCATCTGGGAATCAATGCCTTTTCAGTTAAAGAACTTGTGGAAACGCTGACTTCCAGAAATGTTGAAGAGATAAACTCAGGAAGTGTTGAAGAGATAAACTCAGGAAGTGTTGAAGAGATAAACTCAGGAAGTGTTGAAGGAATAAACTCTAGAAGTGTTGAAAAGATAAACTCAGGAAGTGTTGAAGAGATAAATTCCAGGAGTGTTGAAGGGATAAAGTGTTAA
- a CDS encoding formylmethanofuran dehydrogenase subunit C, with protein MQVVTLSLKAQNKIPIVADTVSPDNFAGKAEDEIKAVQVWYGNMQCPLSELFNVKVEGKDSVENTKIVINGDASRVKRIGQGMSTGEIEINGNVDMHCGSNMKGGKITVNGDADSWLGCEMKGGEIVLNGNGGYYVGGGYRGEACGMKGGKITVNGNVRDFLGEHMCGGEIHVMGNAGLLPAILNNGGTIIIEGSTEMPASEMKKGTVIIRGKVKDLLPSYVEEGTEEVDGVLYQRFAGDVNVSGKGVLLMKQYESY; from the coding sequence ATGCAGGTAGTAACTCTCTCCTTAAAAGCACAGAATAAAATCCCTATCGTAGCTGATACCGTAAGCCCGGACAACTTTGCTGGAAAGGCAGAAGACGAAATCAAAGCTGTCCAGGTCTGGTATGGAAATATGCAGTGCCCTCTTAGCGAGCTATTCAATGTAAAAGTTGAAGGTAAAGACAGCGTAGAAAACACAAAAATTGTGATCAACGGTGATGCCTCTAGAGTAAAGCGCATTGGGCAGGGTATGAGCACCGGGGAAATCGAAATTAATGGAAATGTGGATATGCACTGTGGCTCGAACATGAAAGGCGGAAAGATCACGGTCAACGGCGATGCCGATAGCTGGCTCGGCTGTGAAATGAAAGGGGGAGAAATTGTTCTTAATGGAAACGGCGGCTATTATGTAGGTGGTGGCTACCGGGGAGAAGCCTGTGGCATGAAGGGAGGTAAAATTACCGTCAACGGAAATGTCAGGGACTTTCTGGGAGAACACATGTGCGGAGGAGAAATCCATGTAATGGGTAATGCTGGGCTCCTTCCAGCAATCCTGAACAACGGTGGGACGATCATCATCGAAGGTAGCACCGAAATGCCTGCAAGCGAAATGAAAAAAGGCACTGTCATCATAAGAGGCAAAGTTAAGGATTTGCTGCCTTCCTATGTAGAGGAAGGAACCGAAGAGGTGGATGGCGTTCTCTACCAACGGTTCGCAGGAGATGTCAATGTCAGCGGCAAAGGCGTGCTCCTTATGAAACAATATGAAAGTTATTAA